One part of the Novipirellula aureliae genome encodes these proteins:
- a CDS encoding arginyltransferase, with protein sequence MSRPNELRLPDDTCRLVVIQDQLQTCPYIPDETARTPLRLPIGNVTPEITDRMLALGFRRSGNFVYRTECPSCNECKPTRLKVADFRLTKSLRRVMQRGDRDLVCCLNAPSGDEQRLKMFNEHRLQRGLGQRDEPIDASEYLSFLCDTCCDTLELSIYRDGNLVAISVFDVGRESTSAVYTHFDPSESRFSLGTYAVLKQVEWARKSGRQFVYLGMYVAVNPHLNYKARFKPQQRLLDDVWVDSP encoded by the coding sequence ATGAGTCGCCCCAACGAGTTGCGATTACCCGATGACACATGTCGTTTGGTGGTGATCCAAGATCAGCTTCAAACCTGTCCCTACATACCGGATGAGACCGCTCGGACACCGCTACGTTTGCCGATCGGCAACGTGACTCCCGAGATCACCGATCGAATGCTGGCGTTGGGTTTCCGGCGAAGTGGTAATTTTGTTTACCGCACGGAGTGTCCGTCCTGTAACGAGTGCAAACCGACTCGATTGAAAGTAGCCGATTTTCGTTTGACGAAGTCGCTGCGCCGGGTAATGCAGCGTGGAGATCGAGATTTGGTGTGTTGCCTGAACGCTCCCAGTGGGGATGAACAACGCCTCAAAATGTTCAATGAGCATCGACTTCAAAGAGGCTTAGGGCAGCGAGACGAACCGATCGATGCATCCGAATATCTTTCGTTTCTATGCGATACCTGCTGTGATACCCTCGAACTTTCGATCTATCGAGACGGCAATTTGGTTGCGATCTCTGTTTTCGATGTGGGCCGCGAGAGCACGTCAGCGGTCTACACCCATTTTGATCCATCGGAGAGCCGATTTAGTCTGGGCACCTATGCCGTTTTAAAGCAGGTGGAGTGGGCTCGGAAAAGCGGACGCCAGTTCGTCTATTTGGGTATGTATGTCGCTGTAAATCCACACTTGAACTACAAGGCGCGTTTCAAGCCCCAGCAACGATTGCTCGACGACGTTTGGGTAGATAGTCCGTAG